The Streptomyces durmitorensis genome contains the following window.
GTCGGATGAGTGGGATGACCCCTCATGTGGACAGCGCTCCGAGACCGCCCATGGCATCCGCTCCGGCGACGAAAGCGGCGCCTTCAGCACCACCACCGGGGGAACGGCAATCCCCCGGACCTACCTGGCGGCAGCCACCCAGTGGAAGCCGGAGTGAAGGAGCGCGGGGAGTGCAGAGAGCACGGAGAGCACGGAGGACGTGGCCCCCGGCTCAGCCGACCTCGTTCTCCGCGACCGCCCGCCCCCGCACCGTCACGTCCCCGCCGTAGAACATCCCGACGAACACCGGGCTGTAGGTCATCTGTACCTCGACCTCGACCTGGTTCGCGTTCGCCGTCACGCAGTGCGTCGCCGCCACGTCCGGGCCGCTCATGCCCAGTTCCCGGGCGAACGTCTGCGCCCGTGCGCCGCAGTTCTCGTAGTTGATGGGTGCGCCCTTGGCGCCCTCGTAGATGCCCTCGCGGTCGATGTCCTGTGCCGCGTAGCGCGCTGCCTGTTCCGCTATGTCGGCGGCTCGCTCCCGCTTGGAGATCGACAGGCCGCCGTCGATGACGAAGGCCGAGAGCGAGAGGAAGACGAGCGCGAAGATGATGACGGCTCCGGCGCCCGAGCCGCGGTCGTCGAGGCGCTCGCGGCGGGATGTGGTCCAGTCACGTAGACCTGGGTGCAGACGTGGGGCGGCCCTTCTCACACCGACCTCCGCAGC
Protein-coding sequences here:
- a CDS encoding Tad domain-containing protein codes for the protein MRRAAPRLHPGLRDWTTSRRERLDDRGSGAGAVIIFALVFLSLSAFVIDGGLSISKRERAADIAEQAARYAAQDIDREGIYEGAKGAPINYENCGARAQTFARELGMSGPDVAATHCVTANANQVEVEVQMTYSPVFVGMFYGGDVTVRGRAVAENEVG